The genomic segment CAAAGACGGCAAGCCTTTTGACGAGGAGTTTTATTTTTTTGTCAGGGAGGAGCATTGTTACGGGTACCACGAAAAAAAGGAATGGACCATAGCGTCGTGGAGAGAGGACCAGGGAGTGGACCTTTACGATAAGATGAACAGGGACTGGAAGGCGCTGCAGCTGCGGAGAAACCTGCTTGGGCAGGCGGAGCTTGATCCGAAGAAACAGACCCAGTTTTACATGGCAAGCTATAATATGGACGCCTTCAGAAAGTTTATCTTTGAAAGCAGGTTCCTGGACGTTTTTGATATCGATAAGGAAACCGTGGAGAAGATCAGAACTGATGAGGTAGAGCTTATGCTTTTCGGCGTCAGATACATTAAATACGTCATGATGCTCGATCAGACTTTGCAGGTCAAGGAAGAAGTGCTGAAGGCGAGAGAGAAGAAATAGAAGCTATGAAGATTAGAGGCTATGAAGTTGAGAAAAGACAACGATTACTATTTCTTTCGTCTTCTTAACTTCCCAACTTCTCAACTTCTTAATATCGTATATTCACAATGAACCTTATTTATAGATGTCATCAATAAATAACAGAGGAGGATCAACTATGGATTGGGGAATGAGAAACCGTTTGGCGCAGATCATTAAGCCGGACGGGCACTGTTTTTTTATGCCGATCGACCATGGATATTTTCTTGGTCCCACATCAAAGCTTGAAAAGCCGGGGGAGACGATCAAGTCGATCACCCGTTTCAGTGACGCGCTGTTTGTTACCAGGGGAGTTTTGCGCTCCTGCATTGACCCTGATAACAGCCTGCCGGTCATCCTGCGCGTATCGGGCGGCTCCAGCGTTATCGGCAAAGACCTTGCCAATGAAAGCATTACAACTTCAATAGAAGAAGCTATCAGGCTGAATGTCTCGGCAGTCGGCTTGTCCATCTTCGTGGGCAGCGAATACGAGCATCAGACCCTGATGAATCTTGCAAACCTCGTAAATGAGTGCGAGAGATACGGCATTCCGGTCATGGCGGTCACCGCTGTCGGCAAAGAGCTTGAAAAACGTGACGCGCGTTATCTGTCGCTTTGCTGCCGCATTGCGGCCGAACTTGGCGCAAAGGTCGTGAAGACATACTGGTGCGAGAATTTTGATAAAATCACAAACGGCTGTCCTGTCCCGGTGGTCATTGCAGGCGGGCCGAAATGCGAGACCGAGCTCCAGGTTTTTGATTTCGTCTATGACGGAATGCAGAAGGGCGCCATCGGCGTCAATCTCGGAAGGAACGTCTGGCAGCATGCCCATCCTGTTGCAATGGCAAGGGCGCTGCATTCCATAATTCACAAAAAAGCCACTCCAAAAGAGGCGCAAGAGATATTTAACGAGGAGAAGAACAAGAAAAGCAGCAGGTAGCCGGCAGTAAAACAAGTAGTTGGTAGTTAGTAGCCGGTAGTCACGGGGAAGTGCATGCCAACCCTTTCCCCCCTGACTACTGACTACTGACTACTGACTACGTAGAAAAAGACGATGCGTGTATTAATGTACTACAACAATAAGGATGTACGGGTTGAGGAGATGCCGGTTCCAAAGATCGGCGCGGGGGAACTTCTGGTGAAGGTCATGGCAAGCGGTATTTGCGGAAGCGATGTCATGGAATGGTACCGGATCAAAAAGGCCCCGCGAGTCCTTGGACATGAGATCACCGGCGAGATCGTCGAGGTTGGAGACGGCGTTAAAAATTATAAAAATGGCGACAGGGTCTTTGTCTCTCATCATGTGCCGTGCAATAAATGTTATTACTGCCTCAAAGGCTCTCACACCGCCTGTGAAACATTGCACAGGACAAACTACGATCCTGGCGGCTTTGCCGAATATTTGAGAGTGCCGCAAATCAATGTTGACCGCGGCGTTTATATTCTTCCCGATGAAATGTCTTATGAAGAAGGCACATTCATCGAACCTCTTGCCTGTGTATTCCGGGGACAGAGGCTGGCGCGGTTAAGACCCGGACAGACGGTGCTGGTCATCGGCAGCGGCATTTCAG from the Nitrospirota bacterium genome contains:
- a CDS encoding YkgJ family cysteine cluster protein, giving the protein MSKMDAVETTHLSLNSKFKFRCHKGIKCFTRCCSNINILLTPYDVIRLKNRLGLSSDEFLLRHTVMNIDKQTSHPYASLKMNDDPEKKCPFVTPEGCTVYTDRPANCRYYPIGQGTLKKADKDGKPFDEEFYFFVREEHCYGYHEKKEWTIASWREDQGVDLYDKMNRDWKALQLRRNLLGQAELDPKKQTQFYMASYNMDAFRKFIFESRFLDVFDIDKETVEKIRTDEVELMLFGVRYIKYVMMLDQTLQVKEEVLKAREKK
- the lsrF gene encoding 3-hydroxy-5-phosphonooxypentane-2,4-dione thiolase, coding for MDWGMRNRLAQIIKPDGHCFFMPIDHGYFLGPTSKLEKPGETIKSITRFSDALFVTRGVLRSCIDPDNSLPVILRVSGGSSVIGKDLANESITTSIEEAIRLNVSAVGLSIFVGSEYEHQTLMNLANLVNECERYGIPVMAVTAVGKELEKRDARYLSLCCRIAAELGAKVVKTYWCENFDKITNGCPVPVVIAGGPKCETELQVFDFVYDGMQKGAIGVNLGRNVWQHAHPVAMARALHSIIHKKATPKEAQEIFNEEKNKKSSR
- a CDS encoding alcohol dehydrogenase catalytic domain-containing protein produces the protein MRVLMYYNNKDVRVEEMPVPKIGAGELLVKVMASGICGSDVMEWYRIKKAPRVLGHEITGEIVEVGDGVKNYKNGDRVFVSHHVPCNKCYYCLKGSHTACETLHRTNYDPGGFAEYLRVPQINVDRGVYILPDEMSYEEGTFIEPLACVFRGQRLARLRPGQTVLVIGSGISGLIHIALARALGAGRIIASDITDYRLKAAERFGADAVINAKDDVRESLLKLNGNRLADLVIVCAGVLSASTTALNCIDSGGTGLFFAVPEPEIKVPVPMNDMWRNEITLMTSYGAAPVDLEAAINMLKNKRVVLNDMVTHRLTFDEGQLGFQLVAGAKDSIKVILEPHRI